From Pseudomonas poae, the proteins below share one genomic window:
- the gatB gene encoding Asp-tRNA(Asn)/Glu-tRNA(Gln) amidotransferase subunit GatB: MQWEVVIGLEIHTQLATQSKIFSGSATTFGSEPNTQASLVDLGMPGVLPVLNQEAVRMAVMFGLAIDAEIGQHNVFARKNYFYPDLPKGYQISQMELPIVGKGYLDIPLEDGTIKRVGVTRAHLEEDAGKSLHEEFPGATGIDLNRAGTPLLEIVSEPDMRSAKEAVAYVKTIHALVRYLGICDGNMAEGSLRCDCNVSIRPKGQVEFGTRCEIKNVNSFRFIEKAINSEVRRQIELIEDGGKVIQQTRLYDPNKDETRAMRSKEEANDYRYFPDPDLLPVVIEDSFLSDIRATLPELPQQKRERFQAQFGLSVYDASVLASSREQANYFEKVVSIAGDAKLAANWVMVELGSLLNKQGLEIDEAPVSAEQLGGMLLRIKDNTISGKIAKTVFEAMASGEGNADEIIEKRGLKQVTDSGAISAVLDEMLAANAEQVEQYRAADEAKRGKMFGFFVGQAMKASKGKANPQQVNELLKSKLEG; the protein is encoded by the coding sequence ATGCAATGGGAAGTTGTGATCGGGCTGGAGATTCATACCCAGCTCGCCACCCAATCGAAGATTTTCTCCGGTAGCGCCACCACGTTCGGCTCCGAGCCCAACACCCAGGCCAGCCTGGTAGACCTGGGCATGCCCGGCGTGCTGCCGGTGCTGAACCAGGAAGCGGTGCGCATGGCGGTGATGTTCGGCCTGGCGATTGACGCCGAAATCGGCCAGCACAACGTGTTCGCACGCAAGAACTACTTCTACCCGGACCTGCCCAAGGGCTACCAGATCAGCCAGATGGAATTGCCGATTGTCGGCAAGGGCTACCTGGACATCCCGCTGGAAGACGGCACCATCAAACGTGTCGGCGTGACCCGTGCGCACCTGGAAGAAGACGCCGGCAAGAGCCTGCACGAAGAATTCCCGGGCGCCACCGGTATCGACCTGAACCGCGCAGGCACGCCGTTGCTGGAGATCGTCTCCGAGCCTGACATGCGCAGCGCCAAGGAAGCCGTAGCCTACGTCAAGACGATCCACGCGCTGGTGCGCTACCTGGGCATCTGCGACGGCAACATGGCCGAAGGCTCGCTGCGTTGCGACTGCAACGTGTCGATCCGCCCGAAGGGCCAGGTCGAGTTCGGCACCCGCTGCGAGATCAAGAACGTCAACTCGTTCCGCTTCATCGAGAAGGCGATCAACAGCGAAGTGCGTCGCCAGATCGAACTGATCGAAGACGGCGGCAAGGTCATCCAGCAAACCCGCCTGTACGACCCGAACAAAGACGAAACCCGCGCCATGCGCAGCAAAGAGGAAGCCAACGACTACCGTTACTTCCCCGATCCGGACCTGTTGCCGGTGGTCATCGAGGATTCGTTCCTCAGTGACATCCGCGCCACCCTGCCGGAATTGCCGCAGCAGAAACGCGAGCGCTTCCAGGCGCAGTTCGGCCTGTCGGTCTACGATGCCAGCGTACTGGCTTCCAGCCGTGAACAAGCCAACTACTTTGAAAAAGTCGTGAGCATCGCCGGCGACGCGAAACTGGCGGCCAACTGGGTGATGGTTGAGTTGGGCAGCCTGCTGAACAAGCAGGGCCTGGAAATCGACGAGGCGCCAGTCAGCGCCGAGCAACTGGGCGGCATGCTGCTGCGGATCAAGGACAACACCATCTCCGGCAAAATCGCCAAGACGGTGTTTGAGGCGATGGCCAGCGGTGAAGGCAACGCCGACGAGATCATCGAGAAGCGCGGTCTCAAGCAAGTCACCGACAGCGGCGCCATTTCGGCCGTACTCGATGAAATGCTCGCGGCCAATGCCGAGCAGGTCGAGCAATACCGTGCGGCAGACGAAGCCAAGCGCGGCAAGATGTTCGGCTTCTTTGTCGGCCAGGCCATGAAAGCCTCCAAGGGCAAGGCCAACCCGCAACAAGTGAACGAGTTGCTGAAAAGCAAGCTCGAAGGCTGA
- the gatA gene encoding Asp-tRNA(Asn)/Glu-tRNA(Gln) amidotransferase subunit GatA, giving the protein MHHMTLAEIARGLADKKFSSEELTKTLLARIAEHDPKVNSFISLTEELALSQAKAADARRANGENGALLGAPIAHKDLFCTQGIRTSCGSKMLDNFKAPYDATVVSRLAAAGAVTLGKTNMDEFAMGSANESSYYGAVKNPWNLEHVPGGSSGGSAAAVAARFLPAATATDTGGSIRQPAAFTNLTGLKPTYGRVSRWGMIAYASSLDQGGPLARTAEDCAILLQGMAGFDTQDSTSIDEPVPDYSASLNTSLKGLRIGVPKEYFSAGLDPRIAERVHNSVKTLEGLGAVIKEISLPNNQHAIPAYYVIAPAEASSNLSRFDGVRFGYRCENPKDLTDLYKRSRGEGFGAEVQRRIMVGAYALSAGYYDAYYLKAQKIRRLIKNDFMAAFNEVDVILGPTTPNPAWKIGAKTGDPIAEYPEDLYTITANLAGLPGLSMPAGFVDGLPVGVQLLAPYFQEGRLLNVAHQYQLHTDWHTRTPTGF; this is encoded by the coding sequence ATGCATCACATGACTCTGGCCGAGATCGCCCGCGGTCTCGCCGACAAAAAGTTTTCTTCCGAAGAGCTGACCAAGACCCTGCTGGCGCGTATCGCCGAGCACGATCCAAAGGTCAACAGCTTCATCAGCCTCACCGAAGAACTGGCCCTGAGCCAGGCCAAGGCCGCCGACGCCCGTCGCGCCAACGGTGAGAATGGCGCGCTGCTGGGCGCACCGATCGCCCACAAAGACCTGTTCTGCACCCAGGGCATTCGCACCAGCTGCGGCTCGAAGATGCTCGACAACTTTAAAGCGCCCTACGACGCCACCGTGGTGTCCAGGCTGGCTGCCGCCGGGGCTGTGACCCTGGGCAAGACCAACATGGACGAGTTCGCCATGGGCTCGGCCAACGAATCGAGCTACTACGGCGCGGTGAAAAACCCGTGGAACCTGGAACACGTGCCGGGTGGCTCGTCCGGTGGCTCGGCTGCGGCAGTTGCCGCACGCTTTCTGCCAGCCGCCACCGCCACCGACACCGGCGGCTCGATCCGCCAGCCGGCGGCCTTCACCAACCTCACCGGTTTGAAGCCGACCTACGGTCGCGTTTCCCGTTGGGGCATGATCGCCTACGCCTCCAGCCTGGATCAGGGCGGCCCTCTGGCACGCACTGCCGAAGACTGCGCGATTTTGTTACAAGGCATGGCAGGCTTCGATACCCAGGACTCCACCAGCATTGATGAGCCGGTGCCGGACTACAGCGCCAGCCTGAATACCTCGCTCAAGGGCCTGCGCATCGGCGTGCCGAAGGAATACTTCAGCGCCGGCCTCGACCCACGTATCGCCGAACGGGTGCATAACAGCGTCAAGACGCTGGAAGGCCTCGGCGCGGTGATCAAGGAAATCAGCCTGCCGAACAACCAGCACGCGATTCCTGCCTATTACGTGATCGCTCCGGCAGAAGCCTCCTCGAACCTGTCGCGCTTCGACGGCGTGCGTTTCGGCTACCGCTGCGAAAACCCGAAAGACCTCACCGACCTGTACAAACGCTCGCGTGGCGAAGGCTTCGGCGCCGAAGTACAACGCCGCATCATGGTCGGTGCCTACGCCCTGTCGGCCGGCTACTACGACGCGTACTACCTCAAGGCGCAAAAGATCCGTCGCCTGATCAAGAACGACTTCATGGCTGCCTTTAATGAAGTCGACGTGATCCTCGGCCCAACCACGCCGAACCCGGCCTGGAAAATCGGCGCCAAGACCGGCGACCCGATCGCCGAGTACCCGGAAGACCTCTACACCATCACCGCCAACCTCGCGGGCCTGCCGGGCTTGTCCATGCCCGCCGGTTTCGTCGATGGCCTGCCGGTGGGCGTGCAATTGCTCGCCCCGTATTTCCAGGAAGGCCGCCTGCTTAATGTGGCGCACCAGTACCAGTTGCACACCGACTGGCACACCCGCACCCCTACCGGCTTCTGA
- a CDS encoding septal ring lytic transglycosylase RlpA family protein, with protein sequence MKRLLGLLALFSLLAGCASGIINPNGYDETGTASYYGAKHHGNKTASGEPFNQNAMTAAHRRLPFGTQVKVTNLDNDKSVVVRINDRGPHTRGRLIDLSRKAAEQLGMLSNGTARVRVQALSN encoded by the coding sequence ATGAAGCGTCTACTCGGCCTCTTGGCCTTGTTCTCCCTGCTGGCTGGCTGCGCCAGCGGCATCATCAACCCCAATGGCTACGACGAAACCGGCACCGCCTCCTATTACGGCGCCAAGCACCATGGCAACAAGACCGCCAGCGGTGAACCCTTCAACCAGAACGCCATGACCGCCGCCCACCGGCGACTGCCCTTTGGCACCCAGGTCAAGGTCACTAATCTCGACAACGACAAATCTGTCGTGGTCCGCATCAATGATCGCGGCCCGCATACCCGTGGGCGCTTGATTGATCTCTCACGCAAAGCCGCCGAGCAACTGGGTATGCTCAGCAACGGCACCGCACGCGTTCGCGTGCAAGCCCTGAGCAACTAA
- the gatC gene encoding Asp-tRNA(Asn)/Glu-tRNA(Gln) amidotransferase subunit GatC translates to MTLERSDVEKIAHLASLGLNDADLPQTTAALNSILGLVDQMQAVNTDGIEPLAHPLEASQRLRADVVTERNNREAYQSIAPAVENGLYLVPKVID, encoded by the coding sequence ATGACACTTGAACGCTCCGACGTGGAAAAAATCGCTCATCTGGCCTCGCTTGGCCTCAATGATGCCGATCTTCCACAGACCACCGCAGCCCTGAACAGCATTCTCGGGCTGGTTGACCAAATGCAGGCGGTGAATACCGACGGCATCGAGCCCCTGGCTCACCCGTTGGAAGCCAGCCAGCGCCTGCGCGCAGACGTCGTGACCGAGCGCAATAATCGCGAGGCCTACCAGTCCATCGCACCAGCGGTCGAAAACGGCCTGTACCTGGTTCCGAAAGTCATCGACTAA